From the genome of Phytohabitans rumicis, one region includes:
- a CDS encoding DUF1062 domain-containing protein — protein MLKNWVVVPICLPLVRRRCHACGSERFRPSGKFRVNANHKLIDAWLLVLCTACGETAKLTVLERMNVRSVPPDLLDRLHHNDPGLTAQLLQDPVVQRRNRIALDWDNAWRLDTGGSDHLDREMIDVSVRFAARIPVRPVRLIAEGCGLSRAEVERLITEGKLVSAVRLSGKLSGDFTFTLKR, from the coding sequence GTGCTCAAAAACTGGGTGGTCGTGCCCATCTGCCTGCCGCTCGTTCGCCGCCGCTGCCACGCGTGCGGGTCCGAGCGCTTCCGGCCAAGCGGCAAATTTCGCGTCAACGCAAACCACAAGCTCATCGACGCCTGGCTCCTCGTGCTCTGTACCGCCTGCGGGGAAACCGCAAAGCTCACGGTCCTGGAGCGGATGAATGTGCGCTCCGTACCACCTGATCTGCTGGACCGGCTGCATCACAACGACCCTGGCCTGACAGCTCAACTGCTCCAGGATCCGGTCGTGCAGCGCCGTAATCGCATCGCCCTCGACTGGGACAACGCCTGGCGCCTCGACACCGGCGGATCGGATCACCTGGACCGCGAGATGATCGACGTCTCGGTCCGCTTCGCGGCGCGGATCCCGGTCCGGCCGGTGCGACTGATCGCTGAAGGCTGCGGTCTTTCGCGGGCCGAGGTCGAGAGACTGATCACGGAGGGGAAACTCGTTTCGGCGGTCCGGCTGAGCGGCAAGCTCTCCGGCGACTTCACCTTCACGCTCAAGCGCTGA
- a CDS encoding VOC family protein: MAVGRLAAVTLDCDDPPALARFWAELVGGEIALAGEAFVAVKTERGWLAAVRVPHYQPPTWPGAAMPKQIHLDVAVSDLDQAEAAAIRLGARRAATQPAPHRWRVMLDPAGHPFCLSTQMPE; the protein is encoded by the coding sequence GTGGCGGTTGGTCGTTTGGCGGCGGTGACACTGGACTGTGATGATCCGCCTGCGCTGGCGCGGTTCTGGGCCGAACTTGTTGGCGGCGAGATAGCGCTCGCCGGCGAAGCATTCGTCGCCGTGAAGACCGAGCGCGGCTGGTTGGCCGCCGTGCGGGTGCCGCACTACCAGCCGCCGACCTGGCCCGGCGCGGCGATGCCCAAACAGATCCACCTCGATGTCGCGGTCAGTGACCTCGACCAGGCGGAGGCAGCGGCGATCCGCCTCGGGGCACGCCGCGCCGCCACCCAACCGGCGCCGCATCGATGGCGGGTGATGCTCGACCCCGCCGGTCACCCGTTCTGCCTGTCCACCCAGATGCCGGAATAG
- a CDS encoding DUF5990 family protein, with amino-acid sequence MQIRIEGHDLPGRRAGAGADALRLGNVHVGVQRRAEVVDRVPAGAAEATWQFEVTSREVDGLLDVGGPWVHGRPGARFLYLSWGAVTGDRFEMFRRAKLMFGDVPTDLLRAAHDGAGVLVCRVGLTDAKGEPLCARVRPPNIVWALHDTLARGDHH; translated from the coding sequence GTGCAGATCCGGATCGAGGGTCATGACCTGCCTGGGCGGCGTGCTGGCGCCGGGGCCGACGCGTTGCGGCTGGGCAACGTACACGTGGGGGTGCAGCGCCGGGCCGAGGTGGTCGACCGAGTACCGGCCGGCGCGGCCGAGGCGACCTGGCAGTTCGAGGTGACCAGCCGCGAGGTGGACGGGCTGCTGGACGTCGGCGGGCCCTGGGTCCACGGACGACCGGGTGCGCGGTTCCTCTACCTGAGCTGGGGCGCGGTGACGGGGGACCGGTTCGAGATGTTCCGGCGGGCGAAGTTGATGTTCGGCGATGTCCCGACCGACCTGCTGCGCGCCGCGCACGACGGCGCGGGGGTGCTGGTCTGCCGGGTCGGCCTCACCGACGCCAAGGGCGAGCCGCTGTGCGCCCGTGTCCGCCCACCGAACATCGTGTGGGCGCTGCATGACACCCTGGCCCGAGGTGATCACCACTGA
- a CDS encoding acyl-CoA dehydrogenase family protein: protein MVQARGGVELDEVLAELVARRWEFREQRYVSKDFVAQLKRLGLYRVATPERFGGERMSPAEFLRRIERISVVDGSTGWVASFGSLPIYLGSLPLEAQEVLYADGPDVVLAGALHPAQRATPTERGFLVNGRWKFASGCMAADIICVGIPGDDALGRPRGALIRPERLQIVQDWDVVGMQGTGSFDVVAKDVEVDREWTFVRGGEPVIDEPLFRYPAIAYAAQSLSVVSAGVARAALDFAEEVGSGRASTTGAPKLADRGYYRAGIAEAEARLRSARAYFYEAADEAWEAVVAGGQVGEEQNAHLRLSAAYLARTCSEVVHQVVSLSGVVAIYRDHPLPALLGDALVPQEHAFLSPAMYDAAGAVLMGQPATIPAFR from the coding sequence ATGGTGCAGGCGCGGGGCGGGGTCGAACTGGACGAGGTACTCGCCGAGTTGGTTGCGCGTCGTTGGGAGTTCCGCGAGCAGCGCTACGTGTCCAAGGACTTCGTCGCCCAGCTCAAGCGGCTTGGCCTGTACCGGGTCGCGACGCCGGAGCGGTTCGGCGGCGAGCGGATGTCGCCGGCGGAGTTTCTGCGGCGGATCGAGCGGATCTCGGTTGTCGACGGCTCCACCGGCTGGGTCGCGAGCTTTGGTTCCTTGCCGATCTATCTCGGCTCGTTGCCGCTCGAGGCGCAGGAGGTGCTGTACGCCGACGGCCCCGATGTCGTCCTGGCCGGCGCGCTGCACCCGGCTCAGCGGGCGACGCCGACCGAGCGAGGCTTCCTTGTCAACGGCCGGTGGAAGTTCGCCAGCGGTTGTATGGCCGCCGACATCATCTGCGTCGGCATCCCCGGCGACGACGCGCTCGGCAGGCCGCGCGGGGCGCTCATCCGTCCGGAACGCCTTCAGATCGTGCAGGATTGGGACGTCGTCGGGATGCAGGGCACCGGCTCGTTCGACGTGGTCGCCAAGGACGTCGAGGTCGACCGGGAGTGGACCTTCGTCCGTGGTGGGGAGCCGGTGATCGACGAGCCGCTGTTCCGCTACCCGGCGATCGCCTACGCCGCCCAGTCGCTGTCCGTGGTCTCCGCCGGCGTGGCCCGGGCCGCGCTCGACTTCGCCGAGGAGGTGGGCAGCGGCCGGGCCAGCACCACGGGTGCTCCGAAGCTCGCGGACCGCGGCTACTACCGCGCCGGTATCGCCGAGGCGGAGGCCAGGCTGCGTTCGGCCCGCGCCTATTTCTACGAGGCCGCTGACGAGGCATGGGAGGCAGTTGTCGCCGGTGGCCAGGTCGGCGAGGAGCAGAACGCCCATCTGCGGCTCTCGGCGGCGTATCTCGCCCGGACCTGCTCGGAGGTGGTCCACCAGGTCGTCTCGCTGTCCGGCGTCGTAGCCATCTACCGCGACCACCCGCTGCCCGCGCTGCTCGGCGACGCGCTGGTGCCCCAGGAGCATGCCTTCCTCAGCCCGGCCATGTACGACGCCGCGGGAGCCGTCCTCATGGGACAGCCGGCCACCATCCCGGCCTTCCGGTGA